One segment of Streptomyces sp. NA02950 DNA contains the following:
- a CDS encoding NAD(P)H-binding protein, with the protein MIVVTGATGNVGRYVVKELAEAGAEVCALTRNPETAQLPSGVRAARTQDLPFDGATALFLNPAVVWDGADALLQRAKERGVRRIVMLSSSAAVDPGPGNPIGTHHRDLELAIEALDVEWTFVRPGAFAVNALQWAHQIKSGDVVRGPYAECQTAPIHEADMGEVAARALLGDDLVGQAPVLSGPESLTFADQARIVGEAIGRPLRYEELPREVAREGMLKGFATPEIADSLLDMFAAGVGRAAEISPETERITGHPGRTFAQWAADHKADFS; encoded by the coding sequence ATGATCGTGGTCACCGGAGCCACCGGGAACGTCGGCCGGTACGTCGTGAAGGAGCTGGCCGAGGCGGGCGCCGAGGTCTGTGCGCTCACCCGGAACCCCGAGACGGCACAGCTGCCGTCGGGCGTCCGCGCCGCCCGTACCCAGGATCTGCCCTTCGACGGCGCCACCGCGCTCTTCCTCAACCCCGCCGTGGTGTGGGACGGAGCGGACGCGCTGCTCCAGCGGGCCAAGGAGCGGGGGGTGCGGCGGATCGTCATGCTGTCGTCGTCCGCCGCCGTCGACCCCGGCCCCGGCAACCCCATCGGCACCCACCACCGCGACCTGGAGCTCGCGATCGAGGCTCTGGACGTGGAGTGGACCTTCGTCCGGCCGGGTGCCTTCGCGGTGAACGCCCTCCAGTGGGCGCACCAGATCAAGTCCGGCGATGTGGTCCGCGGCCCGTACGCGGAGTGCCAGACCGCTCCGATCCACGAGGCCGACATGGGCGAGGTCGCCGCCCGTGCGCTGCTCGGTGACGACCTCGTCGGCCAGGCGCCGGTGCTCAGCGGGCCGGAGTCGCTGACCTTCGCCGACCAGGCGCGGATCGTGGGCGAGGCCATCGGGCGTCCGCTGCGGTACGAGGAGCTGCCGCGCGAGGTGGCGCGCGAGGGGATGCTCAAGGGATTCGCCACCCCGGAGATCGCGGACTCGCTGCTGGACATGTTCGCGGCGGGCGTCGGGCGGGCCGCCGAGATCTCCCCGGAGACCGAGCGCATCACGGGGCACCCGGGGCGTACGTTCGCCCAGTGGGCGGCGGACCACAAGGCCGACTTCAGCTGA
- a CDS encoding TetR/AcrR family transcriptional regulator — translation MNEMQGTPKKPRRAPAPDERKLDPERSRRLLLEAAMDEFAEKGYAGARVQDIADRAGVNKQLINYHFGGKEGLYEELGRQWLRREAEFNDPALPLDELVLRYLEAAFADPRGTRLNAWCGLAGAVPDDAPEDLSDLRRRQIDGEIAEDIDPAMAMLLCVSLVSAPLAMPHAVRRFFGADPESPEFREHYAEQVRRIVRRLAA, via the coding sequence ATGAACGAGATGCAGGGGACACCGAAGAAGCCCCGCCGTGCCCCCGCGCCCGACGAGCGCAAGCTGGACCCGGAGCGCTCCCGGCGGCTGCTGCTGGAAGCGGCCATGGACGAGTTCGCCGAGAAGGGGTACGCGGGTGCCCGCGTCCAGGACATCGCGGACCGCGCGGGCGTCAACAAGCAGCTGATCAACTACCACTTCGGTGGCAAAGAGGGCCTGTATGAGGAGCTCGGCCGTCAGTGGCTGCGGCGCGAGGCGGAATTCAACGACCCCGCCCTCCCCCTCGACGAGCTGGTCCTGCGCTATCTCGAGGCAGCCTTCGCCGACCCCCGGGGCACCCGCCTCAATGCCTGGTGCGGGCTGGCCGGGGCGGTGCCCGACGACGCCCCCGAAGACCTCTCCGACCTGCGGCGGCGCCAGATCGACGGCGAGATCGCCGAGGACATCGACCCCGCCATGGCGATGCTGCTGTGCGTCAGTCTGGTCAGCGCGCCCCTCGCGATGCCGCACGCCGTGCGGCGGTTCTTCGGCGCCGACCCCGAATCGCCCGAGTTCCGCGAGCACTACGCGGAGCAGGTGCGGCGGATCGTGCGCCGCCTGGCGGCGTAG
- a CDS encoding GTP-binding protein: protein MPSSPRVSRTLNIGVLAHVDAGKTSLTERLLFDAGAIDRLGSVDTGDTQTDSGVIERQRGITVRTAVASFTTGTTQINLIDTPGHSDFIAEVERALGVLDGAVLVLSAVEGVQAQTRVLMKTLRRLRLPVLVFINKIDRAGARDASLLAEIRGTLAPLLVPLTAVRHAGTRDARVVARPVEDEAVRAETAEVLAETDDTMLARVVDGPLPSSGELWTALAAATAEGSVHPVFFGSALSGEGVGALVEGIARLVPAAPGGEEPRGTVFAVERGTHGGGTHGGGAHGGGTRGGGSGPKTAYLRLFSGQVSPRQRVTLYRREAGGTDRELTGQITSLEVVGRAGDTPGPLTAGNIAKVRGLPGVRVGDRLGPRPGGEENTEDGDRDRPHFAAPSLQTIVRARAEGSAAAARLHSALLDLADQDPLIHTRALPGGATSVLLYGEVQKEIIAATLAQEYGVEADFEPSRPVLVERPTGVGEACHEIARFDHGGLWATVGLRVEPAPAGTGTVFGYETELGALPRAFHNAIEETVHTTLLQGFRGRAVTDCRVVLVRSGFIGPVSTAADFRGVTPTVLQQALDRAGWLVYEPYHAFESEVPADALAAVAAHLSAAEADIAESVDGDTGWLLRGELPARRVHGVERALPGLTHGTGVWWSRPCADRPLSAAHAGRLP from the coding sequence ATGCCCAGCTCTCCACGGGTCTCGCGGACCCTGAACATCGGCGTGCTCGCGCACGTCGACGCCGGTAAGACCAGCCTCACCGAGCGGCTGCTGTTCGACGCCGGAGCGATCGACCGGCTCGGCAGCGTCGACACCGGCGACACCCAGACCGACAGCGGCGTCATCGAACGGCAGCGCGGCATCACCGTCCGCACGGCCGTCGCGTCCTTCACCACCGGCACCACCCAGATCAATCTGATCGACACCCCCGGGCACTCCGACTTCATCGCCGAGGTCGAGCGCGCGCTCGGGGTGCTGGACGGCGCCGTCCTGGTGCTGTCGGCCGTCGAGGGCGTCCAGGCGCAGACGCGGGTGCTGATGAAGACCCTGCGGCGGCTGCGGCTGCCGGTGCTGGTCTTCATCAACAAGATCGACCGCGCGGGCGCCCGTGACGCCTCGCTGCTCGCGGAGATCCGGGGGACCCTCGCCCCGCTGCTCGTACCCCTGACGGCGGTACGGCACGCGGGCACGCGGGACGCGCGCGTCGTCGCCCGCCCCGTCGAGGACGAGGCGGTCCGCGCCGAGACGGCGGAGGTGCTGGCCGAGACCGATGACACGATGCTCGCCCGGGTCGTCGACGGTCCGCTCCCCTCGTCCGGCGAGCTGTGGACGGCGCTGGCCGCCGCCACCGCGGAGGGCTCCGTGCATCCGGTGTTCTTCGGCTCAGCGCTGAGCGGCGAGGGGGTCGGAGCGCTGGTCGAGGGGATCGCGCGGCTGGTACCGGCCGCGCCCGGCGGTGAGGAACCGCGCGGCACGGTCTTCGCCGTCGAACGCGGAACACATGGCGGCGGAACACATGGCGGCGGGGCACATGGCGGCGGGACACGTGGCGGCGGGTCCGGACCGAAGACGGCGTATCTGCGGCTGTTCTCCGGCCAGGTGTCGCCACGTCAGCGGGTGACCCTGTACCGGCGCGAGGCGGGCGGCACGGACCGTGAACTCACCGGGCAGATCACTTCGTTGGAGGTCGTCGGACGGGCCGGGGACACCCCGGGCCCGCTGACCGCCGGGAACATCGCGAAGGTCCGCGGGCTGCCCGGGGTCCGGGTCGGCGACCGGCTGGGACCCCGGCCCGGCGGCGAGGAGAACACCGAAGACGGCGACCGCGACCGGCCGCACTTCGCCGCGCCCAGCCTCCAGACCATCGTCCGCGCCCGTGCGGAGGGGTCCGCCGCGGCGGCCCGGCTGCACAGCGCCCTGCTCGACCTCGCCGACCAGGATCCGCTGATCCACACCCGGGCGCTGCCCGGCGGCGCCACGTCGGTGCTGCTCTACGGCGAGGTGCAGAAGGAGATCATCGCGGCCACGCTGGCCCAGGAGTACGGCGTCGAGGCCGACTTCGAGCCGAGCCGCCCGGTGCTGGTGGAACGGCCCACGGGGGTCGGCGAGGCATGCCATGAGATCGCCCGGTTCGACCACGGCGGGCTGTGGGCGACGGTCGGGCTGCGGGTGGAACCGGCCCCGGCGGGCACCGGCACCGTCTTCGGCTACGAGACGGAACTGGGCGCGCTGCCCCGCGCGTTCCACAACGCGATCGAGGAGACGGTGCACACCACGCTGCTCCAGGGCTTCCGCGGCCGGGCGGTGACCGACTGCCGGGTCGTCCTGGTCCGCTCCGGTTTCATCGGCCCGGTGAGCACCGCCGCCGACTTCCGCGGTGTCACCCCAACGGTGCTCCAGCAGGCCCTTGACCGGGCCGGGTGGCTGGTCTACGAGCCGTACCACGCCTTCGAGTCGGAGGTTCCGGCGGACGCGCTCGCGGCGGTCGCCGCCCACCTCTCCGCCGCCGAGGCGGACATCGCGGAGAGTGTGGACGGTGACACGGGTTGGCTGCTCCGGGGTGAGCTCCCGGCCCGCCGGGTGCATGGCGTCGAGCGGGCTCTGCCCGGTCTGACGCACGGCACGGGAGTGTGGTGGTCCCGGCCGTGCGCCGACCGCCCGCTCTCCGCCGCGCACGCGGGGCGGCTGCCCTAG
- a CDS encoding IPT/TIG domain-containing protein — MPHAGADTGPTAALASPPVISSVSPATGSPGGGTLVTLNGNNLQQTTAVRFGTTLATSFTVVSATQITAVSPPGTGSVQITVTTPNGTSNGVPFSYVGAPAPVLTSVVPNQGPAGGGNAVTITGTSLSGATAVRFGATNAASFLVVSATQIIAVAPAGSGSVQVTVVTPGGTSNGVSYSYVVAPSLTSVVPNQGPGAGGNTVTLTGSGLFGATAVRFGSASATSFTVVSPTQIIAVAPAGSGSVQVTVVTPGGTSNGVSYSYVVAPSLTSVVPNQGPGAGGNTVTLTGSGLSGATAVRFGSASATSFTVVSPTQIIAVAPAGSGSVQVTVVTPGGTSNGLPYSYVVAPSLTSVVPNQGPGAGGNTVTLTGSGLSGATAVRFGSASATSFTVVSPTQIIAVAPPGSGSVQVTVVTPGGTSNGLPYSYVVAPSLTSVVPNQGPGAGGNTVTLTGSGLSGATAVRFGSASATSFTVVSPTQIIAVAPPGSGSVQVTVVTPGGTSNGVSYTYASAPVLTSIAPSQGSVNGGNTVTLTGSGFTGATAVTFGFQPAVSFTVVSSTQITAVVPPGSAGAVPVTVTTPGGTSGSVTYIYLAIPTLTSVVPSVGPTSGGTTVTLTGTGLLGATAVLFGSTPATSFTVVSSTQITAVVPPGTGTVQISVVTPGGTSNTVPYTYVPVPVLTSVVPTQGPLTAGTTVTLFGSGLAATNGVLFDSTLTSFTVVSDNWVTAVAPAGSAGPVSVTVTSPGGTSTAVIYTRVGSPGI, encoded by the coding sequence ATGCCCCATGCAGGTGCGGACACCGGCCCCACGGCGGCCCTGGCGTCCCCTCCCGTGATCAGCTCCGTGAGTCCCGCCACCGGTTCGCCCGGTGGCGGGACCCTCGTCACCCTGAACGGGAACAACCTTCAGCAGACCACGGCCGTACGGTTCGGGACCACGCTCGCCACGTCGTTCACGGTCGTCTCGGCGACCCAGATCACGGCCGTCTCCCCGCCGGGGACCGGCTCGGTCCAGATCACCGTCACCACGCCGAACGGCACCAGCAACGGTGTGCCGTTCAGCTATGTGGGGGCACCGGCCCCGGTGCTGACGTCCGTGGTGCCGAACCAGGGGCCCGCCGGCGGCGGCAACGCGGTCACCATCACGGGCACGTCGCTCTCCGGCGCCACGGCGGTGCGGTTCGGCGCCACCAACGCCGCCTCGTTCCTGGTCGTCTCGGCGACCCAGATCATCGCGGTCGCTCCGGCGGGCAGTGGCTCGGTCCAGGTGACGGTGGTGACTCCGGGTGGGACGAGTAATGGGGTGTCCTACAGCTATGTGGTGGCGCCGTCGTTGACGTCGGTGGTGCCGAACCAGGGTCCGGGCGCCGGTGGGAACACGGTGACGCTGACGGGTTCGGGACTGTTTGGTGCGACGGCGGTGCGGTTCGGTTCGGCGTCCGCGACGTCGTTCACGGTGGTGTCGCCGACCCAGATCATCGCGGTCGCTCCGGCGGGCAGTGGCTCGGTCCAGGTGACGGTGGTGACTCCGGGTGGGACGAGTAATGGGGTGTCCTACAGCTATGTGGTGGCGCCGTCGTTGACGTCGGTGGTGCCGAACCAGGGTCCGGGCGCCGGTGGGAACACGGTGACGCTGACGGGTTCGGGACTGTCCGGTGCGACGGCGGTGCGGTTCGGTTCGGCGTCCGCGACGTCGTTCACGGTGGTGTCGCCGACCCAGATCATCGCGGTCGCTCCGGCGGGCAGTGGCTCGGTCCAGGTGACGGTGGTGACTCCGGGCGGGACGAGCAACGGTCTGCCGTACAGCTATGTGGTGGCGCCGTCGTTGACGTCGGTGGTGCCGAACCAGGGTCCGGGCGCCGGTGGGAACACGGTGACGCTGACGGGTTCGGGACTGTCCGGTGCGACGGCGGTGCGGTTCGGTTCGGCGTCCGCGACGTCGTTCACGGTGGTGTCGCCGACCCAGATCATCGCGGTCGCTCCACCCGGCAGTGGCTCGGTCCAGGTGACGGTGGTGACTCCGGGCGGGACCAGCAACGGTCTGCCGTACAGCTATGTGGTGGCGCCGTCGTTGACGTCGGTGGTGCCGAACCAGGGTCCGGGCGCCGGTGGGAACACGGTGACGCTGACGGGTTCGGGACTGTCCGGTGCGACGGCGGTGCGGTTCGGTTCGGCGTCCGCGACGTCGTTCACGGTGGTGTCGCCGACCCAGATCATCGCGGTCGCTCCACCCGGGAGCGGCTCGGTCCAGGTCACGGTGGTGACCCCGGGCGGCACGAGCAACGGGGTGAGCTACACGTACGCCTCCGCCCCCGTGCTGACCTCGATCGCGCCCAGCCAGGGTTCGGTCAATGGCGGTAACACGGTGACCCTGACCGGCTCCGGGTTCACCGGCGCCACCGCGGTGACGTTCGGCTTCCAGCCGGCCGTCTCGTTCACCGTCGTCTCGTCCACCCAGATCACCGCCGTCGTACCGCCCGGCAGCGCCGGAGCGGTGCCGGTGACGGTGACGACCCCCGGTGGTACCAGTGGCAGCGTCACCTACATCTATCTGGCCATTCCCACGCTGACCAGTGTCGTTCCCAGCGTGGGGCCGACCTCGGGCGGCACGACGGTCACCCTCACCGGCACCGGCCTCCTCGGTGCCACGGCGGTGTTGTTCGGTTCGACGCCCGCGACGTCGTTCACGGTGGTGTCCTCGACCCAGATCACGGCCGTCGTGCCGCCGGGGACCGGAACCGTCCAGATCAGCGTGGTGACGCCGGGCGGGACGAGCAACACGGTGCCGTACACCTATGTGCCGGTGCCCGTGCTGACCTCCGTGGTTCCCACGCAGGGTCCGCTCACCGCGGGGACGACGGTCACGCTGTTCGGATCCGGTCTGGCGGCGACGAACGGGGTCCTCTTCGACTCCACGCTCACCTCCTTCACGGTCGTCTCCGACAACTGGGTCACCGCCGTCGCCCCGGCCGGGTCCGCCGGACCGGTCTCCGTCACGGTCACCTCGCCCGGCGGAACCAGCACCGCCGTCATCTACACCAGGGTCGGCTCGCCCGGTATCTAG
- a CDS encoding IPT/TIG domain-containing protein gives MPISPNQGSTGGGTTVTITGTNLGGATAVHFGSKLATITANTDISVTVTSPSGTGVVDVTVTTPGGTSNPLQFFYVGAPFKSALSASSGPLGGGNTVTISGTGLSTATGVSFGANTVTPTIVSDSSLSVTVPQGAAAGPVGVTVTTAGGSSNGLTYTYVDVPTVTGFSPTSGPASGGTAVTITGTSLGTTQSVTFGGIAAPFTVINSTTVAAITPPTADGQPGPADVTVTNAAGSATAATQFSYLAAPGI, from the coding sequence ATGCCCATCTCTCCGAATCAGGGATCCACCGGCGGCGGTACCACGGTCACCATCACCGGGACCAACCTCGGCGGAGCCACCGCCGTGCACTTCGGCAGCAAGCTGGCCACGATCACCGCGAACACCGACATCTCGGTCACCGTGACGTCGCCCTCCGGCACCGGCGTGGTCGACGTGACCGTGACCACCCCGGGCGGCACCAGCAACCCGCTCCAGTTCTTCTACGTGGGCGCGCCCTTCAAGTCCGCGCTGAGCGCCAGTTCGGGCCCGCTGGGCGGCGGCAACACCGTCACCATCAGCGGCACCGGGCTGTCCACCGCGACCGGTGTGAGCTTCGGCGCCAACACCGTGACGCCCACCATCGTCTCCGACAGCAGCCTCTCCGTCACCGTCCCGCAGGGTGCCGCGGCCGGACCGGTCGGGGTCACCGTCACCACCGCGGGCGGCTCCAGCAACGGCCTGACGTACACCTACGTGGACGTGCCCACCGTCACCGGCTTCTCCCCGACATCGGGCCCGGCCAGCGGCGGCACCGCGGTGACGATCACCGGCACCAGCCTCGGCACCACCCAGTCGGTCACCTTCGGCGGAATCGCGGCACCGTTCACGGTCATCAACTCCACCACCGTGGCCGCGATCACGCCTCCCACCGCGGACGGACAGCCCGGCCCGGCCGACGTCACCGTCACCAACGCGGCGGGCAGTGCCACCGCCGCGACCCAGTTCAGCTACCTCGCCGCTCCCGGCATCTGA
- a CDS encoding serine protease, with protein MRIRSAAGDVLGAGILLGSDTVLTCAHVIPDDGSAVPATPVLVDLVGVHDARPVPARVAEGCWVPQLPDSCGDVALLRLSEPQPAQHGAPLYRLPPLPRRPVWMFGFPEDNPSGLWFTGRIAGPAGPRSEWVQLNPDSPGDVVRRGFSGAGVQDESSRHIIGMIVSRYDDSSRVPIAERRRLSYMIPVETIVRHLPGVRRWVSGDRGVDPPLVSRLVGGVQDVGFAQRLALWLRRGGPAGREGIADVETVVIAAGDSDRYEALSRAVTLADRELSGGDQEAVSAAPHGTVPPIGSLDLAIDVTGWSDTDVARRVADRMDLRADGDTSPLSRIRANAVPLTVVAVGVDRAVDQEALVRFLRVLAERGSRLMLVFRDPDAPGLRLAERLFRPDPARVDAWLDELAASVAHAGEREREAAERGARFASLSGPRGDASGLRINLLRLRGDPELRSHHIVAKLAAFEHAVRTVAARAEATLRAAAVQQAAVEELRGLLTAYSAMLGAMAASERAELFPLQRAAHARLDAVPCDVPEARRAVDRFVRAVHTPPGGPQPPPENPPRGGSS; from the coding sequence GTGCGGATCCGTAGTGCGGCCGGTGACGTCCTGGGCGCCGGCATTCTTCTGGGCAGTGACACGGTGCTCACCTGCGCCCATGTGATTCCCGACGACGGAAGTGCGGTGCCCGCCACGCCCGTTCTGGTCGACCTGGTCGGGGTGCACGACGCCCGTCCGGTGCCCGCGCGGGTGGCCGAGGGCTGCTGGGTGCCCCAACTCCCCGACAGCTGCGGCGATGTGGCGCTGCTGCGGCTGAGCGAGCCGCAGCCGGCCCAGCACGGGGCGCCGCTCTACCGGCTGCCCCCGCTCCCCCGGCGCCCGGTGTGGATGTTCGGCTTCCCGGAGGACAACCCCAGCGGTCTGTGGTTCACCGGGCGGATCGCCGGGCCCGCGGGGCCGCGTTCGGAGTGGGTGCAGCTCAACCCCGACTCCCCCGGGGACGTGGTCCGGCGCGGCTTCAGCGGCGCCGGGGTGCAGGACGAGAGCAGCCGCCACATCATCGGGATGATCGTCAGCCGCTACGACGACTCCTCCCGGGTGCCCATCGCCGAGCGCCGCCGGCTGTCGTACATGATCCCGGTCGAGACGATCGTCCGTCATCTCCCGGGCGTCCGGCGCTGGGTGAGCGGGGACCGCGGGGTGGATCCCCCGCTGGTCTCCCGTCTCGTCGGCGGGGTGCAGGACGTCGGCTTCGCCCAGCGGCTCGCGCTGTGGCTGCGGCGCGGCGGTCCGGCGGGACGGGAGGGCATCGCGGACGTGGAGACCGTAGTGATCGCCGCCGGCGACAGCGACCGCTACGAAGCGCTCAGCCGTGCCGTGACGCTCGCCGACCGCGAGCTGTCCGGGGGCGACCAGGAGGCGGTGTCGGCCGCCCCGCACGGCACCGTGCCGCCGATCGGCAGTCTGGATCTGGCCATCGACGTCACCGGCTGGTCCGACACCGACGTGGCCCGGCGGGTCGCGGACCGGATGGATCTGCGCGCGGACGGCGACACCTCCCCGCTCAGCCGGATCCGAGCCAACGCGGTGCCGCTGACCGTCGTGGCGGTGGGTGTGGACCGGGCCGTGGACCAGGAGGCCCTGGTGCGCTTCCTGCGGGTGCTCGCCGAGCGGGGCAGCAGGCTGATGCTGGTCTTCCGGGACCCCGACGCGCCCGGACTCCGGCTGGCCGAGCGGCTGTTCCGGCCGGATCCGGCCCGGGTCGACGCCTGGCTGGACGAGCTGGCCGCGAGCGTGGCCCACGCCGGGGAGCGCGAGCGGGAGGCGGCCGAGCGCGGTGCCCGATTCGCGTCGCTGTCCGGCCCGCGCGGGGACGCCTCCGGCTTACGCATCAACCTGTTACGGCTGCGCGGCGACCCCGAGCTGCGCTCCCACCACATCGTCGCCAAGCTGGCCGCCTTCGAGCACGCGGTGCGCACCGTGGCCGCGCGGGCCGAGGCCACGCTGCGCGCGGCGGCCGTCCAGCAGGCGGCGGTGGAGGAGCTGAGGGGGCTGCTGACCGCGTACTCGGCGATGCTCGGGGCGATGGCCGCATCGGAGCGCGCGGAGCTCTTCCCGCTCCAGCGCGCCGCGCACGCCCGGCTGGACGCGGTGCCGTGCGATGTGCCGGAGGCGCGGCGGGCCGTGGACCGCTTCGTCCGGGCCGTGCACACCCCGCCGGGGGGTCCGCAGCCGCCGCCGGAGAACCCACCGCGGGGAGGGTCATCATGA
- a CDS encoding serine/threonine-protein kinase: MTDRVCARPDCEGAGRGRINPRGFCAECGRRPPPLPPAPPPPSRRPGSRAPGAAGSLSSEATADTDRARRRDAARKFTVRPAGEGLLDLPRVELPSPRDLVLRDPRPPSRGRTCGRPGCGETVGAPYAGQPALPSGYCPRCRHPFDFTPRLRPGDLLGDQYRVVGCVAYGGLGWVYLAEDTQLDNQPVAIKGLIDDEDEAALRTAVEERRYLTMLDHPGIVRIINYVTQPDPRGSGRLTGHIVMEFVDGMTLAQIRDCVADAVPPFDGPRLYEHILAYGCLALRAVGYLHGEKLLYCDLKPSNVMHHEDRVKVIDLGAVRRLGRDDGEQPVITERFASPEVLARGAAALTERHDLYGVGTTLKELSDKATHPGQRPPGLGAESYRRVLARATAADPARRFGSAAEMSEQLWGVLREIHALRLRREQPEPSTLFAPTAALLDVSLGRIPGLERWLTEEPRPALAHGLPRPEQVPPGLPVPFPDDADPGAALLRTPTESGPRRLIEQLKAFPRPSAEIRFRIGRAHLELGEVAGADRALTAAARIIGSAARHDWRLWWHRALVRLAEGHVAAAQAAFDTVYSVLPGEYAPKLALGYCAEHLGDHDAAHRFYEAVWERNRSQGSAAFGLARLRLAAGDRGGAADILGGVPKVSRHYDAARIATVRVLAGRLAAPGGLPAAEELVEVLTRLPRLYLDDGRPSGPARDRLTAEVLENALDWALGATARATGSEPGLLFGEADDERAVRTRLERALRRLARQADSPDALEVLVDRANAIRPMTRV; this comes from the coding sequence ATGACCGACCGGGTGTGCGCGCGCCCGGACTGCGAGGGGGCGGGCCGCGGCCGGATCAACCCCCGGGGCTTCTGCGCGGAGTGCGGCCGCAGACCGCCGCCACTCCCCCCGGCCCCGCCGCCACCGTCCCGGCGGCCCGGATCGCGCGCCCCCGGCGCGGCCGGGAGCCTGTCGTCGGAGGCGACCGCGGACACCGACCGCGCCCGCCGGAGGGACGCGGCGCGGAAGTTCACGGTGCGCCCGGCGGGCGAGGGGCTGCTCGATCTGCCACGCGTCGAACTCCCCTCGCCGCGCGACCTCGTCCTGCGTGATCCGCGGCCCCCGTCCCGCGGCCGGACCTGCGGACGGCCCGGCTGCGGGGAGACGGTGGGCGCCCCGTACGCCGGTCAGCCCGCGCTCCCGTCGGGTTACTGCCCGCGCTGCCGCCATCCGTTCGACTTCACCCCGCGGCTGCGCCCCGGGGATCTGCTGGGCGACCAGTACCGGGTGGTCGGCTGTGTCGCGTACGGCGGCCTGGGCTGGGTGTATCTCGCCGAGGACACCCAGCTGGACAACCAGCCCGTCGCCATCAAGGGCTTGATCGACGACGAGGACGAGGCGGCACTGCGAACCGCGGTCGAGGAGCGGCGCTATCTCACCATGCTCGACCACCCCGGCATCGTCCGGATCATCAACTACGTCACCCAGCCCGACCCCCGGGGCAGCGGACGGCTGACCGGCCACATCGTGATGGAGTTCGTCGACGGGATGACGCTGGCCCAGATCAGGGACTGTGTGGCGGACGCCGTACCGCCGTTCGACGGGCCGCGGCTGTACGAACACATCCTGGCCTACGGCTGTCTGGCGCTGCGTGCGGTCGGCTATCTGCACGGCGAGAAGCTGCTCTACTGCGATCTGAAGCCGAGCAATGTGATGCACCACGAGGACCGGGTCAAGGTGATCGACCTCGGCGCCGTCCGGCGGCTCGGCCGTGACGACGGCGAACAGCCGGTCATCACCGAGCGGTTCGCCTCCCCCGAGGTGCTGGCGCGGGGCGCCGCCGCGCTCACCGAGCGCCATGACCTCTACGGCGTCGGCACGACCCTCAAGGAGCTGTCCGACAAGGCCACCCACCCGGGGCAGCGACCGCCGGGCCTGGGCGCCGAGTCCTACCGCCGGGTCCTGGCCCGCGCCACCGCCGCCGACCCGGCCCGGCGGTTCGGTTCGGCGGCCGAGATGTCCGAGCAGCTGTGGGGGGTGCTGCGGGAGATCCACGCGCTGCGGCTGCGGCGCGAACAGCCCGAGCCGTCCACGCTGTTCGCCCCGACCGCGGCGCTGCTGGACGTCTCGCTCGGCCGGATCCCGGGGCTGGAGCGCTGGCTCACGGAGGAACCGCGTCCGGCCCTCGCCCATGGGCTGCCCCGGCCCGAACAGGTGCCGCCGGGGCTTCCGGTGCCGTTCCCGGACGACGCGGACCCGGGCGCTGCGCTGCTGAGGACACCGACGGAGAGCGGTCCGCGGCGGCTGATCGAGCAGCTGAAGGCGTTTCCGCGACCGTCGGCGGAGATACGGTTCCGGATCGGCCGGGCCCATCTCGAACTGGGCGAGGTGGCCGGCGCGGACCGCGCGCTGACGGCCGCCGCGCGGATCATCGGAAGCGCCGCCCGCCACGACTGGCGGCTGTGGTGGCACCGCGCCCTGGTGCGGCTCGCCGAGGGCCATGTGGCCGCCGCGCAAGCTGCGTTCGACACCGTCTACAGCGTGCTGCCCGGGGAGTACGCGCCCAAGCTGGCGCTCGGCTACTGCGCCGAGCACCTGGGCGACCACGACGCCGCCCACCGCTTCTACGAGGCGGTGTGGGAGCGCAACCGCTCCCAGGGCAGCGCCGCCTTCGGGCTCGCCCGGCTGCGGCTGGCCGCGGGCGACCGCGGCGGCGCGGCGGACATCCTGGGCGGGGTGCCGAAGGTCTCTCGCCACTACGACGCCGCGCGGATCGCCACGGTCCGGGTGCTCGCCGGGCGGCTCGCCGCCCCGGGCGGACTGCCCGCCGCCGAGGAGCTGGTGGAGGTGCTGACCCGGCTGCCGCGGCTGTACCTGGACGACGGGCGCCCCTCCGGGCCCGCCCGGGACCGGCTGACCGCCGAGGTGCTGGAGAACGCGCTCGACTGGGCGCTCGGCGCCACCGCCAGGGCGACCGGCTCCGAGCCCGGTCTGCTGTTCGGCGAGGCGGACGACGAGCGGGCGGTGCGCACCCGGCTGGAGCGGGCCCTGCGCCGGCTGGCCCGGCAGGCGGACAGCCCCGACGCGCTGGAGGTGCTGGTCGACCGCGCCAACGCGATCAGGCCCATGACCCGTGTCTGA